AGTTTTTCGGTGGGAGCCTAATATATAGTAAGGTAAAATTTTACTTAACTCAAAAGCataagttttaagttttaagtttatTGTCCctaagaagtagctcaatcggctgtgaaccacgtctcatgaagcggaggtcactagtttgaaccCCTTCTCCCCCTTTCCTTGCGTGGacatgtcgaaaaaaaaaaaaaaaaaaattaaggttgcTCATATCATATACCTTTGTCCATATTCCAAGAACTCTCATTTGTGCCTATGCCAAGGATCCTTGTCCGTGCACAAGCCAATGTACCTTACTGCACACTACCATTAACTCTCATACAACTTATTAGAGAGATCAGTAGTGATAATGGAGACGCCGGCGTGAGTGAACAGTCACTCACGCCggtttattataatatcaaatattattaaaaaaaatctatgaacagtaatattaaaaaaaaattatattataaaataaattggcGTGGGTGACTATTCACTCACGTCGGTGTCTCTATTATCACTACCGTAGAGAGATTGACGTACACATTAGAAAACTATTCAAATGGCACACTTGTGTGTTATATGAGTTTGCCCATGTCATGCAATTTTGTCCCTACTCCATGGACTCTAGTTTGCTCTTGTCTGTATCTAGACCACTCAGCCCACCGCATCATACGATACTCCACCATGGACTCTAATACACTTGTTAGAGATTCTGAGAGATCATAATATGGTATGTTGGTATTTAAGGCTcaactatttatatatatttataattaaaatggtAGGTAAGAAAGActaattgtaattattttatttgagcgTGACTATAATAGCACATACCAGCTGAGAGCCGCACTAGGACATCAATGGTAACCAATATAGTTTACGGTAATCAGACATTGAGATTTCTATAACAGGAATGTGTATGtaatcactttaaaaaaaatattaactacTCACACGCGTAACATATTTTCAACGTGAGACTTATACCCATTAAATCTTactctcaaagaaaaaaaaaaaaaaaaatctttgatatATGCTTGGCCGAAGATACGAACAAGAGGATGAACTATCAAGCCATGTGGACATCACATGGGCACCCCCAATACCTTTTTGCCATCCACTTCTTATTAAGTGGATAGATAGATTCCCACTATAATTCCTccactttttattgttttcatcCATCAAACTACTGAGCCTATGACCTATTCTGCTGTAAAGCTCCTGCTCAACAGCAATTCAAATTTGCCATTTTaccttttaaaataataataataataattgctaTATTTCTTACAAACAGAAATGCAGTTTTGCATTTTTAGAATCTATCTCGTCTACATTTTCGCTAAATCAGCATGTTTTTATCGgccattgattttttatttatttatttaattaaagataaatgaagCATGCTAACTCAACAAAAATGTAGGCGAAATAGACGTTAGAATGCAGAAAAGCGTTTCTATTCTTACAAACATTATTAAATCTTGATGCTCCCAAATTAAGATGTAGTTTGTGTGATAATTAGCTCTGGTAGGTgatgaaaattttttagaatttttttaaatctttaatttcaaaaaccaatattaaatatttattaagtgCCCAAGCTATCATATATATGAGAAGGAGTAGTATTTAAGATGAGTTTGGAGTTTATGTTTATTCTGCTTGATCTACTTGAGCCACTGTTTTCCAAACAACTCACAACCTACCTAACCAAATTTCAAATGCACTTTTGGTTggtaggctttttttttttttttcattatatatattctcattttattatttgtttttaaaattaaagaaaaattagcaaaaaaccaaaaaaataataataatacacacAGAActcctaaaaatataaaacagtattcacttttatattacattaaaacattttttaaaaactaaaactaaaaattaccacaaaaaaacacattaacaaacaaaacctaTTTTTTGCTGGCTTGTGCAACTCTGAAATAAAAGTCGTTGAAACCTGTCCACTTATGATTCGACTGAGCCAAAGCGCACAGAAACTTGTGTAGACCCCTCCACTCATGATCCCACCCTCCACACGTGCCGGAGATTAAAAACCTCGGCCACCAAGCTCAGGCGCACACGCGCGAAACTCCACGCCAGGGAAAATAAAAGTCAAGAGCGACCACTGCTTCCATCCCTCTTTCTTTCCGCGTCGCTTAGTAATCAGAGACGGCGAGttagagagaggagagagagagagagagggtgtgAAAAGACCAATTTGACCTCGTTCTTCGTCTTCCTCTCTCTTGTGCTTCTGGTTCatatatttgatttgttttttgtttttcgtttttttgtttgtttgtgcgGACACCATGAACGAGAAGGCCAACGTTTCCAAAGAGCTCAACGCCAAGCACAGAAAGGTCCGAaattctcctcctccttcttcttcttcctattcttctttttatttgctGTAGGCCCCAATATTTGATGAAATGTTGAGTTTGCCACACTGTTTTCCCCCCAAAACTACCTGTGATCATTGATCTTCGATTATGCTATTTGATTGGGTGCTGAGAAATGGAAGACACAGGAAggaaattttgaaacttttgggGGGATTAATTTGCCGGTGTATAAGATTTGGGAACATTTCGGATTTGATCTGTGTGGTTTGGACCTGAAATGTTCTTGGTCCATTGATTGGTTGATCGGTGCTAATTGTTTTCtatcacagattatgtgctgaGAGATcacctttttttccctttaattttgttgtaTTGGGGATTTGTGTCGGATTTGAACAAGGTTATTTATCTGGTTGACGTTGgacacttttattattattattattattattttatttctaatttgtTGGGGGggttggggggagggggggtttGAGTTTTGGATGCTGAATTTAGAATATGGGTTCAGTAGGTGTGTTTCTATTTGATTGAATGGTGTTTACGTCAAGCTTATGTTGTAAAACGTGTTGTCTTTAATTAGATTCACGGTTCTTATCAGTCTTATATGGTGTTTGCTTTTAACATTATCAGTTTGTAATATTTGGGCAATGAGAGAGATTGATTGGGTTGTTGGAGAATTCGTAGGATTTGCTTTGATTATTTGTTAAACCCCTCCTAGATATGCTTTGATAGGAGTTTACATCTATTTGAATCTTACACGTTATAATATATTGTTTATGACTGGGTTTGATcaaatatgcaatttttttcaGTAGAAAACTATGCTACCAGAACCTAGTGtgctttttttcccctttttctgtCGGGTAGGTTTTAATTTACTACTTCAAGGTGATGTGGCACATGGAAACAGAAGGGTTGGAATTCTTCTAGGATTACATCATACATATGTACTGCATCTCCTTTCATTCTTATTCATGTAAAACATTTTCACAACCATATAGttattgattatattttttaaactttgtggGAGGATATAATGGATATCCTATATATAGGGCAGCCATCAATTTTCTGCGCTCAAGTCTGTCTATCATATTGTAAACTTGACTTGCAATCGCATCATATTGGTTCTTTTGGTTGGTGGACCCTTCCCAGACTGGGTGTATGAGGAAAAGTATATTTGTTTCACATGACAATGGGAAAACATGCCAAATTATATTTCTTCAAGCAGTTGCTTGTTATATGAGATGCATATGTGTAAATATTTAAACTAGAATTGAGATCATTGGGTTGAATTTTGGACCTATGGACCATTTAAGAGGCATTTATCAATTTCCCTGTTGTTTCTTGTACACCATTTTTAGTTCGTTCTTAGACCTAATGTAATGGTTCTACTGTGCTTAATGATGCCAACACTGTGTTTTCGCTCTTGTTCGTTCAATTTGGTTTTCGTTTTTGTTTGTATGCTGACCTTTGCTTCAATGTTATCTACTTTTCTTGCTCCTCCAATCTGTTCTCTCAATTACATTCTTATCTAGTTATCTTTACTGTTTCAAATTTATGCAGATACTGGAAGGACTTCTTAAATTGCCGGAGAACAGGGAATGTGCCGACTGCAAAGCTAAGTATGTAACTTTAAAAATTCTGAAGAGATGATCTGGATATTATAATGACTTCGATCTAGATATAATAGTTTTATAACGAGGAAGCCAAAAGAgatgatttaaaaaatgttcACTAGTAGAGTTCTAAGTACATTTCGAAGAAATTCACTCAacaataagatttttctttggTTATTCCAAACATAAGCATGTTGTTAGTTCAGTACATTTTACTTGGATAAGTTGCTTATAATGAGCTAATTGCTATGCAGAGGTCCAAGATGGGCTAGCGTGAATTTAGGCATCTTTATATGCATGCAGTGCTCTGGGATCCACAGAAGTCTTGGGGTACACATATCAAAGGTGATATTTTGCATCTTACATCTCAATTATTCCGTTTCCACTttcaaatttatgaattttcttCATGGTAGGCTGATTTGGATATTCAAAAATGGCTTTGGTTGCAGGTGCGGTCTGCTACCCTGGACACTTGGCTTCCGGAGCAGGTTGCCTTTATTCATTGTAAGCTTTTCTTTTAGGTCATGAACTTGAACTTTTCCTTATTGATTTCACGTTGAAGATTGAAAAACTGCCTACacaattttaatttgttttttttttgtttctacatAGCAATGGGAAATGAGAAGGCAAATAGTTACTGGGAAGCAGAGCTACCCCCAAATTACGATAGAGTTGGAATTGAGAATTTTATTCGTGCAAAGTATGTAAAGAGTTAGCCCTAGGAGCTAGTATATTTCTTTATATCATTTTAGCGCATTGTTATCTTTGATATGTGCATCTGATTACAATAATaagattacattttttttagttatgctAATAATAGTGTATAATTCTAGGTATGAAGAGAAGAGATGGGTTTCAAGGGATGGAAAACCTAAATCACCTACTAGAGTGCAGGAAGACAAGGCTTCTGTGCATTGGCAAAGGCCTGGGGAAAGAATTGGGCATGGCCATATTTCTAGTTCTGAAAATACATTTGAGGAAAGGAAGAACACTCGACTGCCCGGTACTGCTTCTGCTACAAGAATTAGTGTTCCTGTTCCTCCTAAAGGACCTGAGCAGGTATCTTGATTTGTTTTTCCTAGTTGATTaccatttgtttttgtgtgtctTTCTTTTCAAAAGACATACCTGTTTGGAAAAGGTGAATACAATTGAATCTCATGGCTTCCAAAGTATCTCTGAATGAACTCTAATCCTTTTTGGTTCGGCAATACCAATAGAATGCTCGTAATATTCAGATTTTCAGTGGGCAGTCTTTGGTGAAGACTAGCCCATCCTAGTAGTCAGGGACAAAACTAAATTGGGGCCATGGTCCCTAATCGTATTCTCTTCTAGTGAGACAAAGCTGTAGCAGTTCAGTTTATAGTTTCTGAGAGGGAGCCAATCTAGTTACTTTAACAATCATTAGAACACTGGTATCATCTTTAGGGTTGCTTTTATCTATTACTCCTTAAGTCGTCCAGATATTTGCAGTACTGCACAACATAAAACGTCCTTTTCTAGGTGGTTGGTTTCTGGATATCCCCGATGTGGGGAAACAAATCACAGTGATCCCTTAGGGGTATCACAATGGAACACACACTTTCCTAAATGATTTGGATTATGCATATCAAGTGAAAGGGGTAAACAATttctaatttggtcacttatttCAATCAACAGTCAAAATCAGGTAAATAGATGAGAATCAAATATTTAACTTGTGTTTTTTGAAAATCCACCCTATTGGTTGGATTGAaacttaaatattaaaattattgtatttGTTAATCACTGAATGCCGAAGTAAATGGCCATTCTTGGGAACCTATATTGCCATTTTGCTCCCACAGATTTCTTTCCAGATACCCATACCTAAGCCATCCTTTTGCTTTTGGAAGCATAGTGATGGGTTAGGAGAAAACTAGCCAATGTATTAATCATTGTGGTTATCTTGATAAACTATAAATATCAAGGCGTATCTGGAAGTATTTAAGTCGTCAGAGTTTTTTGATTTCTATATAGATTATGTAGCTACAGTGTTTTGAGCACGAGACTTTCAAATCAACGAATGGATCCTTCTCTGAGCCTTTGCTCCAAGGACCGGTTATAGGATGGCTGTCATATGAGGGTGATAAATTTGATCATTGCCATAATTATTGATGACATTCAGAAGAAAATTGTCGAATCAAATACCAATGCTGCATTAGCTATGTAGTGAAGGGATTATGGACTAATCTATACAGCATTATTTAATGCATTGTTTTGTCTCCTAATCTATACTGGCTAAGACTGGTTAACCTACATGAATCCAGTTTTTCCCTCATTTCTTTCAAAATGATTATCCTTTTCCGTTATCAACCTTTTTgtctaaatttgaaaatagaTATAATGCATAGGTTCTTTATGAATGACATATATACATACTAGCAGGTTACTCCTGTTCCGAAGCCTCAACAtgttgagaaaatagaaacggcaCCAGCAGTGCCCCAAGCTGAAGCAGCAAAGCAGGCTTCAGATGCTGCTTCCACTGTCTCTCCACCAAAAGTAGACTATGCAACCGACCTTTTCAACATATTATCCATGGATGGTCCAAGTGAAAATGGCTCAGGGGCAGCTTCACATGATGATAATGCTTGGGCAGGTTTTCAGTGTATGTCTCTACTGGCCACCTCTTTTCACTTACTGGATCATCAAAGCTGTCTTGCTAGTTTCATCCCTTTTTTTGTGAACATGTTTTTTGCAATTGTGTTGAGGTTGAGAATCATGGTTGTGATTTTATCTTTATGGTTCTTGCAGCTGCAGCTGCTGATGAAGAAGTGTCAACAGCCGAAAAAACTGGTCCAACAAAGCCGGTCGAAAATAGTCCCCAATCGACTACTGGAATTGAGGATCTTTTTAAAGATTCACCATCAGTAATGCCTGCTTCAGTGTCAGAGAAACCCAAGaaagatttgaaaaatgatattATGAGCCTTTTTGAGAAGGTATATATTTCACCATCATTTACAAAATTACAAGATTTCTATGAAGTGTATGTGACAAAAACTTTAGgtagctttattttttatttatataaatcttCTATTTTCTATTTGGATTTCCAGTGTAAAggtttatttttctaatttaaaattagGCTTAATTGATTGAGCTggtaaattttgaaaaaccaacAAATAAGCAAATAAGCAGAATATGAATTCATGGTTTGAGTTGCAGTCGAGTATGGTGTCACCATTTGCTGCTCATCAACAACAACTAATGATGCTGGCTCAGAAACAGTCCCTTCTGATGGCTGCTGCAGCTAAATCTGTTGGTGGGGAACCGAAATTTATTGGAGCTATGCAACAACCTGGGTCCAACGGCAGTATCAATTTGTCTGCTCAAAGTTGGGCAAATACTGGCCCTCAGATTCCTGGAATGATAATGCCAACTGGTGGGCAGAGTGTACAGACATTCATGCAGGTAAAAGTCCATAGTTGGGCTTTCCTAAATTCATAGTTCTTTTTGTAGTAACTTCTATCTAGGGAATTTCTCATTTTGTTATATTTCTTCCTGGGTTAGACAAGGAACATGGGAGCAGCACATCCAGTGGGGAGCTCTGTTCCATACCCTACATCTAGGTATGTTGTTAATCTTTTTTTGGTTGGCTAAAAGGATTTTGGGATCTCAAAAATAGAAACCAACAGTTGTTTCagagaattgttttttttttataagtaatttcaGAGAATTGTAATCTATGTTAAGTTGTTTTAGTTGTCAACTGAATTAGTTCTAATTTCATGTGAACAATTGAGTTAAATATTAGATGCCTAGTtggtgtttgtttggttgcaagGCCTTTTGATGTCATGGTTACTTGCGTAATGGGTCTCTTATCCCAGCCATTGCCTAATGGGAAGTCTCAAGCTTTGTTTAGTAGCTTTTGTCTAGACAGCTTTCAGGAGGTATGAACATTTGTTTAGCATTCTTGTGTTCCTCATTTGTTTAGTGTTCTTGTGTCCCTATCGGAAACTACCCATATGCAAGGACTCCACCCTACCTCATTTCAACTTAAATTCGTGGGATATGTTTTTGCTGCCCCAAATGCCTCATTTGGTTTGAACCCGCAGCCTATTGCTTTGTGTGAAGGAATATCAAGAAgtacatatttttcttgcaaacgATGCTTATATTAAGGATTTTCGATGAGGAAAACGGTTGCCTTCGTTGCAGATAAATACTAACAACAAAATGCTATTCTTACAAAGATGGTTGTCTTTGGGAATGCTCTTGCCTCAAGTTTTGGTTTTTATTCTTTCAGCATTGTTTTTATTTCTACAAATTACTCTTCACTTCACaatttgattctttttctcacttttttctccatttgttttgttatttcttGTGGTTTGCTCTAATGATCTGTCTGGAGGTGAAAGTGAATCTGCACCTTCCCACAGCGTGGTTGTTAATGTCCCCCGTTGTTTTGCTAAACACCGTAAATCTTCATATTCATAATTGTTGCCATTCCTTTGTTTGCAGCCTTTATTCCATGGGCCAAGCTACCCCAGTCAATGGCGCCACAACCACTGGAGTGAGTAAACCTCAACCAGCATCTACAGTATCATCCGTTCCTGCTACGCAATCAGGGAAGGATTATGATTTCTCCTCATTAACGCAAGGGATGTTTGCAAAACCCTGAGCAGCCTTTTGGGGTGACAACGCTTGCTTCGCCATACTACTATACGAAAATAGTTGGAATTACAGGAAAATAGCACTTGGGGAGTTTTCTCACCTGTACTCGGGGTTGTAAACCATTTGTAGAGGCagttcagtttttttttttttttcttctttcatttctgAGTGATTTCATCATTTGTATGATTAGGTGTATCTGGAGTAATAAAGATGAGTTTagattatttcaattttaactaCTTTTTCCCCCCGCAATCTGCATATTTGTTGATAGACTTTCAGAGTGACGAAAACGAGCACCCTTCTAATAAGTCCTGGAATTTTTGGAAGCATATGGAAAATGAATATTTGAAATTCTTAATCTATAGCAACTTggatatttgatattttatgcTGGATTTTGTGTATTGCTGTATCTGACTGGGTGGCCTTGTGATAACTCGgagttaattattattgttggcTTCTTGCGTATATTGTATGTCAATTGCGTTAGATACATATTTGTCAAATGTGGGACAAGCCCGTGAATCCCATGCCTAATAATTACGAAAGGCGTGAATGacataaaatataatttctaacaaGAAAATGGGAAGGAGGTGGGTGATCTCACCCAACAAGATGCCATCCACCACCTTCCCTCCACCAGCAACCCATGGAGGTTTTGGGTGGGGCGACCAACCCCTGCCTTCACTAATGAAGGGTGTGGATGGGTcaccctccccctccccctcttttcctttttttttttattttttttatttttatttaacctGGGCATTTCTATATATGTTAAGCTACTTTATTGGGTTTGACATGATTTTATGTTTACATgtcacaatttttgttaaaaaccCTAATAACAAGTATACAGAGGAAGCGATTTGATAACGAACCATACCTTGAAGAGTGatttaatcaatattctttttgtttttaccatATGTCAAGCTAAGCTGGCATTTCTATATGTGGAGCTAATTTATTGGGTTTGATATGGTTTTATGCTTACATgtcacaatttttgttaaaaaccCTAACAACAGGTATACAGTGGGAGCGATTTGATAATGAAGCATATCTTAAAGAGTGATTTaatcaattttcctttttcttcttgtttttgccaTATGTCAAGCTAAAGTTGCATTTCTATATATGTGGAGCTAATTTATTAGGTCTGATATGGTATTATGCTTGCATgtcacaatttttgttaaaaaccCTAATAACAGGTATACAGAGGCAGCGATTTGATAACGAAGCATACCTTAAAGAGTGATTTAGTTAATTTTAAACCATATGAaatgatttgataaaaaaattaaatctcatGAAACTCTACgaacattttttctatttcttaatGTACAAAGtattttgcatatttatttatagagaTGGATAAATCAAACCAGAACTTCAAATGCTTTTAGCTTGACTTAAGatcttaattttcaatttaatatatctGAGATATGAGTTTAGGCTCATTCTAAATTTGAGATCTCCATTAGCCTTTTCATCAAAAATACAACTTGAATTGTTGTGAGAATATAATTAAGTCCCATAGATTaaagaatatataattttttttttcttcaatcaaaCGACATTACTTTACTCCAACCTTGAATTGTTGTGAGAATATGATCACAAGCCAGGCTTATGGGTACCATACCTCCTCCCATCACTCTCTGTAAGAAGCTCTAGACTGGTAGGGCCCCACATGATCCACGTGTCTAGCTTCCCAGCCAATCAATATCTaacatttcttttgttttgttaggAGATATAGCTCCATCGAATCCATTATTGAGAAGAATATGCAATGATCTTTTTGAGTCTTCAAAGTTAGGCACATATTTTAGACTTGTGAGGAAAGAACAAAAtatgacgtcgttttggacgATTGAGAAGTGTGGACCGTGTAGCAGACTAGCCACTAGAACTTGTATGCGGCTAACCACCCACGAAGGCGTGCCTCTCCAATCTCCATCATGATACGTGTCAATAATCCCTCAATTGGACGGTGCCATCAAATTGTACGGTCATAAATAGCTTCCCATTATTGCACTCTTTTTTATGAATACTTCATATACTTTTTGTACTTCTGGTCAAATAATATTAGGTCATCTTTGGACGGACTGAAAATTGGGTAGAGAATCGCCATTTGTATTGGTAGCAATTATTGCATCAAAATATTAGAGAGTTAATATAGGATTTATATGCTCAAATAACTAGGGTTTATAATCCTATTTGTTTGAATCTGATGAGAAtgttctcatattttttattcaaattgtgagcaatttgataaaaaaattgctAAGGTTCCGGTTCTCAAAAAACTGCCACGACTTGACTTGAAAGTCTAATACATTTGGGTTCAAATTCTTCATCGTCAAGTActtaaaatattcaattaaaatgtGACGTGAATTACAGAAAGAGATAATGTTTGAACTCGACACCGTTATTCTAATACCacgttaaattatcaatttagaAAAAGTCTACTTGCCCTCCTCAAACTAACACTCAGTTGATAATGTtttctccaaactttcaattgagacTATGtctcttcaaactaccaaaaactGTTAATATCctccaatgacaaaaatacccttttaaaaaaataaaactaaagctaatttttttttttaaaaaaaaacaaaacaaaacaaaaactagggtatggaaatttaaaaaaaataaaaaattcatgttACTGTGCTCCCGTTGGCATTTTCAACTCAAAATAAGCTTGCAAAACAAGCATTACCTCCGACTTTCAAATGTGTAACCCATATCTTCCAACCTTAACTCTCCAAATGTATCTCCTTTTGACTTTGGTTCTTATTTTACGACACAAAACGTGAACCAGATGGTGCCACGAGTACATCCATGTAGCCAACTTGTCAACTTGATCCTTTTGTCTCACTTGACTAGGGAAGCCCCGCCACCACACATCTGGTTTGGTAGAGAATTGAGCTCGTCTTGACCGTGGATTCTCTGCACATAGTTGCGTGTTCCTATGGCTCATGATttccccaaaacccaaattagtCTGAGAGTCTCCCATTGAGGTAACCTAGCTTTGTGGTTTTCAGGGTGGTCGGTATTTTTTAGGAGTGGGACAAGGACGTACGGCTAAAGAGTGAACCTTTCTATCTCACTAATTTTCGTTGTTAAAGATATGCTTCAATCTTCATGCTGACTAACTTATCATGATTCATATATAATGAAAAGCacctgtcttttttttttttttgttattaattaggTTGTTTATATTTCTATGAAATTTCGACAGCATGACAACCTAATTATAGGGTTTGGACATTGACGGGTCCTAAAAGAGACTACTGGCAGACTCAAATTACTTATTTCAAATTCTCATGAATTGATTGACACACCAGTCATCTAAGAAAATTGCGGGACTATTGGAGGAGTACTTAGATGTCAATAAGCTCATAAGAGGTCAATTTGCTAAAAAACCCAACTAACTTCCAGGAACGTGAAATAGGGTCTCGCTAGAGACCCGATGGCTTATTGACTTGACAACCCATAGTCCAACTAGCAACAAGGATCCAAATGTAACATCACCACAAGAATGTTGTTTAGCAGCAAATCCGCCTTCCGCCAGGTCAGCTAACACAATGCTCACACCATGTTACCTTCCCTAACACGCGAAAAGAGAAAATATCCACATCAAGCAATAAATTATTGGCTGGAGGCTCTCCCAAACCCTAAATGGATGTTGGCCTATATAAGAAACCAATGTAAACCTCACATGTATGAAATTTAACCCTTAGTAAAACTCAGCCAAAATAATACTCATTCGTCATACACTTACTAACTTGGGCATTTGAGCGGCTTCACTAGATCCCACTGATGAACCCTTCTAATTCAACATTCCCTCTCGAGTAATACTAAATAATAAACAAGTATCTCCCTTTCATCCACCAAAATTAATGTGGAGTGGTCCCTCATGGCATTTGGTAGATGAAAATAAATGTTTTGGTTGAGAGACCGCACCACATCAATTTTTAGTAAATAAAAGGTAAATACTTATCCAATATACAACATTACTCTTTCTAAAAGGCGGttttaaaatcactataaaTCATTGCACCAACACTAATAACGTTGGTGGGAGAATATgagtttattttataatttgttattcTCGCACAAATGTTTGTATAAATCTATtgaattgataaaataaatctGTCATTAAGAGTATCAATGGAAAGGTCCTCATCACAAGCACATGGACTTTTCAATGTTAATTATTGTTACCCAACCCAAAGACTTTCtagtggtattttttttttttttttttacatatccacacaagggaagggggagggaggattcaaactagtgacctccacttcattaggcgtggtccaaagccgattgagctatctcttgagaACCTTTCTAGTggtaattataattaattaatctcaCCCAAATGTTTATTAATCCTGTTTGTTTGGctgctatatattatataaagaaTGAGAAAGTTATCATTGGGTGATTTAGTCGGCATGAGATTAAGCCAAATTTCATATGCAACTTTTTGGTCGTATTTATCGTTGCGTTACTTGTCAGACTACTTGTTACATTTTGTTTTACTTGGTAATTACTTCACGTTGTGGtcggtttttattttattgtcgCGATCGTGGTCGGCTAAGTGTGCGCTCTCTGAGCCGGTGGGCACGTGGGGAGCCCAAAAGACACAGCACCCATGGGCCGGGAATTCAGGACCCGGAGTTAACGGTCAAATAAAATATAGCCGTTGCGAGGCGGTATATCCTTATACTATTTAAAAGATTCTGACACCATCCCGCTGCATTCTTCGTTAAAAACTCaacaataacattaaaaaacacAGAGAATTAACATGTATTTAGATTCTCTAGGATGATTATTAATGCAACCAAAGGTTGACAACACGACAGAGTTAACCGCCTCTCCAAACATCTACACAGATAGGGATTCTGGCTCGGTTTTTGCGAACCAC
This genomic interval from Corylus avellana chromosome ca3, CavTom2PMs-1.0 contains the following:
- the LOC132175050 gene encoding ADP-ribosylation factor GTPase-activating protein AGD5 isoform X1; translated protein: MNEKANVSKELNAKHRKILEGLLKLPENRECADCKAKGPRWASVNLGIFICMQCSGIHRSLGVHISKVRSATLDTWLPEQVAFIHSMGNEKANSYWEAELPPNYDRVGIENFIRAKYEEKRWVSRDGKPKSPTRVQEDKASVHWQRPGERIGHGHISSSENTFEERKNTRLPGTASATRISVPVPPKGPEQQVTPVPKPQHVEKIETAPAVPQAEAAKQASDAASTVSPPKVDYATDLFNILSMDGPSENGSGAASHDDNAWAGFQSAAADEEVSTAEKTGPTKPVENSPQSTTGIEDLFKDSPSVMPASVSEKPKKDLKNDIMSLFEKSSMVSPFAAHQQQLMMLAQKQSLLMAAAAKSVGGEPKFIGAMQQPGSNGSINLSAQSWANTGPQIPGMIMPTGGQSVQTFMQTRNMGAAHPVGSSVPYPTSSLYSMGQATPVNGATTTGVSKPQPASTVSSVPATQSGKDYDFSSLTQGMFAKP
- the LOC132175050 gene encoding ADP-ribosylation factor GTPase-activating protein AGD5 isoform X2 gives rise to the protein MNEKANVSKELNAKHRKILEGLLKLPENRECADCKAKGPRWASVNLGIFICMQCSGIHRSLGVHISKVRSATLDTWLPEQVAFIHSMGNEKANSYWEAELPPNYDRVGIENFIRAKYEEKRWVSRDGKPKSPTRVQEDKASVHWQRPGERIGHGHISSSENTFEERKNTRLPGTASATRISVPVPPKGPEQVTPVPKPQHVEKIETAPAVPQAEAAKQASDAASTVSPPKVDYATDLFNILSMDGPSENGSGAASHDDNAWAGFQSAAADEEVSTAEKTGPTKPVENSPQSTTGIEDLFKDSPSVMPASVSEKPKKDLKNDIMSLFEKSSMVSPFAAHQQQLMMLAQKQSLLMAAAAKSVGGEPKFIGAMQQPGSNGSINLSAQSWANTGPQIPGMIMPTGGQSVQTFMQTRNMGAAHPVGSSVPYPTSSLYSMGQATPVNGATTTGVSKPQPASTVSSVPATQSGKDYDFSSLTQGMFAKP